From a single Brassica rapa cultivar Chiifu-401-42 chromosome A01, CAAS_Brap_v3.01, whole genome shotgun sequence genomic region:
- the LOC103868075 gene encoding early nodulin-like protein 2, translating to MGLIKRFDAYLMTVMLMSLGFAIGFSNGYKFYVGGRDGWVLTPSEDYSHWSYRSRFQVNDTLYFKYPKGKDSVLEVSEEEFNICNTTHPITSLTDGDSLYVLSRSGPFFFVSGNSENCLKGQKLPVKVMSAAHHSHSPRQPSPSPSPSPTLSPSHQALSSPAPSPRVVLSESEALAPAPGPAKAHNSAGLVSPRAVSLGLVLVVIISFVL from the exons ATGGGTTTGATCAAAAGGTTTGATGCCTATTTGATGACTGTGATGTTAATGAGTTTGGGGTTTGCAATTGGGTTTTCAAATGGGTACAAGTTCTATGTCGGTGGGAGAGATGGTTGGGTCCTTACTCCATCCGAGGACTATTCTCATTGGTCTTATCGAAGCCGGTTTCAGGTCAATGACACTCTTt ATTTTAAGTACCCTAAGGGGAAAGATTCAGTGTTGGAGGTGAGTGAAGAAGAATTCAATATATGCAACACTACTCACCCAATAACCTCCCTCACGGACGGAGACTCTCTCTATGTTCTTAGCCGCTCAGGTCCGTTCTTTTTTGTCAGCGGCAACTCAGAAAATTGTCTCAAAGGTCAGAAGCTACCCGTGAAGGTCATGTCCGCCGCCCACCACAGCCACAGTCCTCGTCAGCCATCTCCATCGCCCTCACCGTCACCGACTCTGTCTCCAAGCCATCAGGCTTTGTCATCTCCAGCGCCTTCTCCGAGAGTGGTTCTTTCTGAATCTGAAGCTCTTGCTCCGGCTCCAGGACCAGCGAAAGCTCACAATTCGGCCGGTTTGGTGAGTCCTAGGGCGGTCTCTCTAGGATTGGTTCTCGTGGTTATTATAAGTTTCGTGCTTTAG